TCGGTGTGGCCGCCGGCTCGGTGTTCGCCGGCCTTAGCCACCGCACGCCGTCCACCGCCGACGCTGGCCACGCCGCGCTGGCCGGTCTGGTCGCCGCCATGGCAGGCGCCGTCCTACCTCTGTTGACACCGGTCGCCCCGGCGGCGGAGCCGCTTACGCCGCTGGCGCTGCTGGCCCAGCCCTGGGCGTTGCCGCTGCTGGCCGACCTGTTCGTCATCGCCGCCGCCGGCGGGGCCTTTGCCGTTCCGCTCTATGCGCTGATCCAGTACCGGGCGGCGGCGGGAACCCGCGCCCGCGTCATCGCTACCGCCAATGTGGTCAACGCGCTCTACATGGTGGCCGGCTCGGCCGTCGCCGCCGGGATGCTGGCGCTGGGTGTCTCGCCGCTGACGGTCGCGTCGGTGGGCGGCGCCAGCATGGTGGTCGCCGTGGTGATGACGCTCGCCGTCGATGCGCAGGCGCTGATGCGCGTGGTCTTCCGCGGCCTGTTCCGGCTGGCCTTCCGTGTCGAGGTCCGCGGGGCGGAGCATCTGGACGGTCTCGACGGCGCCGCCGTGGTGACGCCGAACCACCAGTCCTTCTTGGACGGCGCTCTGCTCGCCGCCTTCCTGCCGGGCATGCGCTTCGCGGTCGACACCCACATCGCCAAGCATCCGCTGGTCAAGCCGTTCCTGGCGATCGCCGACCATGTCACGATCGACCCGACCAACCCGCTCGGCACCCGAATCCTGGCCCGTGCGCTTGCCGACGGCGACAAGGTCTGCGTCTTTCCGGAAGGGCGGATCACCGTCACCGGGTCGCTGATGAAGATCAACGGCGGCCCCGGCATGATGGCCGACAAGGCCCGCTGCCCGGTGGTGCCGGTCTGCATCGAGGGCGCCCAGCGCTCGGTCCTGTCGCGGATGAAGGGCCGGCTGCGGCTCGGCCTGTTCCCGCGCATCACCATCACCGTTCTGCCGCCGGTCATGACTCCCGAGGTTGACGGTCTGGTCGGTAAGAAGCGGCGTGCCGCCCTGAAGTCCTGGCTGTCCCGCGTGATGACGGAGAGCGTCTTCGCCGCCCGCCCGCGGCAGGAAACGCTGATGCTGGCCCTGCTCGACGCCCGCCGCAAGTCCGGGGCACGGGAGGATGCCGTCCAGGACGGCGATTTCTCCACCCTGTCCTATCGTGCGCTGGCAGCCCGCGCCCTGGTGCTCGGCCGCATCCTGACGCGCGGTACGCAGGCGGATGAGCCGGTGGGCGTGCTGCTACCGACTGCCTCGCCGACGGCGGCGGTGTTCTTCGGCCTCGCCGCCCATGGCCGGCCGGCCGCCATGCTGAACTTCACCGCCGGTCCAGATGCGGTGAAGGCCGCCTGCCGCGCCGCCGGGGTGCGCCGGATCGTCACCTCCGCCCAATTCATCGAGAAGGCCCGCCTCGGCGCGCTGGTCGAGGCGCTGGCCGCCGACCACGCCATCATCCATCTGGAAGAGGTCAAGCGCGGGCTGCGGCTGGACGACAAGCTGCGCGCCCTGGCGGCACTGGTCGCGCCGGAACGGCTGCTGCCGCCGCAGGGCAGCGGCGACGACATCGCCGCCATCCTGTTCACCTCCGGGTCGGAGGGACCGCCGAAGGGCGTGGCCCTCAGCCATGGCAACCTGCTCGCCAACATGGCGCAGGTGGCGTCGGTGGTGGACTTCAACCGTCAGGATGTGGTGTTCAACTGCCTGCCGGTCTTCCACTCGTTCGGCCTGACCGGCGGCATGCTGCTGCCGATCCTGAACGGCGTGAAG
The Azospirillum sp. TSA2s DNA segment above includes these coding regions:
- a CDS encoding acyl-[ACP]--phospholipid O-acyltransferase; protein product: MNASSLLASRRFLPLFLAQFLGAFGDNVLRGAIAVLAVYGVSGEGALSGAMISTLAAGAFTLPFLLLSATAGQLADRYDRTLIARIVKLAEIGLMAMASWGIVAADLPVLIIALVGMGAHSTLFGPVKYGLLPDLLEPSELTAANGLVEAGTFVAILLGTIAGGSLALLHPWAVPGMLGASAVLGLAASLFIPRAGNADPAVHVGLNPLSVTVRVLRSVAGDRASMRAIHGISVFWGVGAVVMAQFPSIARETLGTDSGGATLLLAVFAIGVAAGSVFAGLSHRTPSTADAGHAALAGLVAAMAGAVLPLLTPVAPAAEPLTPLALLAQPWALPLLADLFVIAAAGGAFAVPLYALIQYRAAAGTRARVIATANVVNALYMVAGSAVAAGMLALGVSPLTVASVGGASMVVAVVMTLAVDAQALMRVVFRGLFRLAFRVEVRGAEHLDGLDGAAVVTPNHQSFLDGALLAAFLPGMRFAVDTHIAKHPLVKPFLAIADHVTIDPTNPLGTRILARALADGDKVCVFPEGRITVTGSLMKINGGPGMMADKARCPVVPVCIEGAQRSVLSRMKGRLRLGLFPRITITVLPPVMTPEVDGLVGKKRRAALKSWLSRVMTESVFAARPRQETLMLALLDARRKSGAREDAVQDGDFSTLSYRALAARALVLGRILTRGTQADEPVGVLLPTASPTAAVFFGLAAHGRPAAMLNFTAGPDAVKAACRAAGVRRIVTSAQFIEKARLGALVEALAADHAIIHLEEVKRGLRLDDKLRALAALVAPERLLPPQGSGDDIAAILFTSGSEGPPKGVALSHGNLLANMAQVASVVDFNRQDVVFNCLPVFHSFGLTGGMLLPILNGVKTVLYPNPRHVRLIPELVYQTNATVLFGTDFFLNAWARSADPYDYRSLRLVFAGAERLQDETRRVYTERLRVHLLEGYGTTETAPVIAVNTPARFRSGSVGQALPGIETELVPVPGVDAGGRLRVRGPNVMKGYLHADRPGVIQPPADGWHDTGDIVEIDADGFIRIVGRVKRFAKVAGEMIPLGLVEELACLADPDATHAAVTLPDAKRGERIVLATTSVVLARDALVATARSRGAPEIAIPRDILRIDAVPLLGTGKTDYPAVTRFAADAAAKEPA